The Erigeron canadensis isolate Cc75 chromosome 1, C_canadensis_v1, whole genome shotgun sequence genome segment catgggtctcatgatttttattgattaaaaaaatatatatataagtgttttacacctaagcttaaatacccgacagccttatattcacaTCCCTAAATATAATTTGTATTAAAATAGTTTACTAGTTACTACATGGTCCATTGATCATAGAACTATAGAAGTATGTTTTGAAGTGTGATTGATCTTGCCTCCAGTGAAGACCTTTATGTTTGACCTATTTTCCTATAAGACAaggttttctttttcattataaaaGCAATCCATTAAAAATGTTACGagtataaaaacaaaatgtcaaaatgaGATTCAAGTGGGTAGGGTTTTATTTCAATTAATTGTCGTGTCTTCGAGCGGTTTAGTTGATGGTTTCTCCTCCTAccaggtattgagggtgaggggctCTCTAGTACAGATCCGCTTAAGACAACGTAAGGTAGATCTCCTGTTACGAGCAAACAATTCACACCTTTAAAAAAGAACTAGGTTTGAAAAGAGGTTCAACTTGAGCAAATGTAAACAGACATTCAACTTTAGTATGTACAAAAGACACATATTTTCCAAACATTCCAGAGGAAAATAAACATTATACAAAGACCAGTTTTAAAATCTCAAGTAATCAATACACACAAAGTAATGGAATAGAGGCTTTGAAATATCTTAATTTCATTCTCATAACAGGTTTTCAGCAAACATGAGTCGCGAGATCCGGCCAGCACTTGGATTTCAGAAGTTGGTTTTTTTTAGTCTCCAAGGCAATGGCTTCTTTTAGCAATTTCAGGACCTCAGTCATCCCTGGCCTTAACTCTGGATCATTGGCTAGACACTTGTTTGCTACAGAAGCTACCATCCGCATTGAATTTTCAGAATACTCGCCTTCAAGCCTCGGGTCAATTGACTTCCTCGCACCTGCATAGCAGCATACCCACGTCAAGCATTCAGGATTCTTCTCGCTGTTTTCTTGGGTAAGTGGACGTCCTCCTGTGATCAGCTCCTCGAGAAATACACCAAAGCTCCATATGTCGATCTTGGATGTTAGATGCCCACTTTTGACATATTCTGGAGCTGCATATCCTACCACCTACATTGTTTTCACAGATttgtttttattcttaaaacaagcaaaagaaaaaaggaaagggCTTTCTTCACATGAACATACCGATGTTGAGACATTAGTCCCTCCCTCTTGAGGACTTTCGTTAGAAAATCCAAAGTCGGAAAGCTTAGCATTCATGTGACTGTCTAGAAGAATATTCGAGGGTTTGAAATTTCCAAATATGATTCGCTACAATAAAAATGTAATGGAATAAATGCTCAGataatgttattgttatatagtaatattaaatcaagaaaattcTTGCTAAACACTAAACACTTGAAGTTTAAACACCTGATGCAAACCGGAATGGAGGTGTAACAAACCAGTAGCAGCATCTCGGGCTATCTTTAGTCTCCTGTCCCAAGAAAGAGGTGTATTTGACTTGACCGATAAATGATCTTTTAGACTTCCATTAGGCATATATTCATACACTAATATCCAGTTTCTTTTAGTTTCGCAATAGCCAATTAGCCTCACAAGGTTTGGGTGCTGGATTTTCCCGATAAGTTTCATATCAGCTGCCCACTGCCTTTGTTCCTGTTACCCAAATTGTAAGACCCTAATAACATCAAATGCTTTTTTGACAGAAGGTTTAAGGAAGACTTGCCTTTCGTCCTCTTTTAACACGCTTAACAGCCACCTGAATATCATTAAACGGAAATTCCAAGCTCTTGATGGTCCCCATATGTACACTTCCAAATCTACCATCCCCGATCTTGGTAGACTGGTTGAAATTATTTGTTGCTTGCTTAAGTTCAGCATGTGTGAAAACAATAAGAATGTTTTCTTGGGCATCCGTTGTATATTGATATTGTATCGCATCATGAACAGGCCAACATTGGCAACAGAAGACCATTGTTCAACAATTCAGTTGCATGAGCAGAAGATGCATGAATAATGTACAGACCTGGCTGTAAGAAAGGAACCACGAACTCATATATTACGAGGTCCAAATAGATGATCTAATTAACTGTAACCGATGATATTAACAACAAAGGCGAAACCATCAAACAATAAgtaaaattttaagttgttaCCTGTCAAAAGAAACTATGACACAATCATCTATGAAGCATTTCATTATAACACAAACTAGTTTAAATTCGACAAGCAACCTAAGAAATCCACACAGATAACACATTTTACTTCAAAAGGGGAAGGTTAAAAACTCAAAACTCACCTTTCAACCCAGAATAGCCATGATCATCACCGCATTAGCAGAAGAAGGTGAGGCAGACTTTTGCAAAGGCTGGAAGGAAGTCAACCCAATATAACAAACACAAGTAAACAAAGATGCAAAATGATCAGGAACTTTAAAGTCAATGCTACCCTGTTATGGAGGaagtaattactaattaatatAGTTTGTTAATTTGGAGatgaaataattatttatattaaccaGTTGTATTCATTATTAAGGGAAGTTTATAATTAGTCACTCTTCCTTATTCATCCTTGGACCTTTTCAACCCTTCTAATCTGATAATACCTAATCCCGCCATTACCTCTATCCGGGAACAGGGATTGCAACCCGCGATGTAGACGATCTTTTCCAACTGTTATAAAATATTCTTAAATTTCCAACTCTCCTTTTTTTTGCTACTAGAATATTTCAGTCTTGGAATATATTCACATGGTTAAGCATACATTGACGCAAAAAAATAAACTTGATGATTTGTTACCAAAATAACATAGAGATAGAGAAATATTTCCCTTCATCCAACAACTTCCATTTGTAAAACGCCTCGTATTTATAAGATTCAACATAATCTATCGCCTTTGcagtaaaaaaaacatgaaatctATATAGTATTTCTAGTACTAACATACTCtacagaaaacaaaaaaaaaaaaaaaaaaaaaaaaaagagctagAAAGTAAAGGCGACTTTTCACTCAGGTATCTAACCCATTTAGTACAAAGGATCCGTGTAAGCCCCTTCTACAAGGCCTAGACAAAACTTAGGGCTTCCGGCGAGTAGGTGTGGCCCTCAAAGTGTTGATAATCTAACATGAGATCTCCTGCTTCTTGAGGCACCAAGGACCCACTGATTCACGCTAAATGTTAACCCGATGGAGTTAAAATTTAAGCTACTTAGACCTAGAGATCAAACATATGAAAGCTAAAATCCGACAGCCTACTCCTGTTGCCATAAGATAGCACAGACAATTCTTTGAGTTATGAATATCGAAATTAAACTTCTTCAATGCAGCACATCGTGTCATCAACCAAACTCCCGAGTACCTGAAAAACCAAACTAAAGTATCATTATGCTAGCTCttaatgaaattgatttttcGTATGATTCACAATGTAGATCAAGAACCTACTCTTTGGCATTTGCAATAACAAAGGCTTCCATAGCCCATCTGGGAAAGACAAACTTTGATACTAATGAAATGGCAGAACTTTTGTCTTGATTTGCAATGAGTGTCAAGACAACAGGAAGAAGCACAGACCACTGAAGAAAGTGAACAAAACAATATTACATATTAATGTATGAAGACTCAATAAAAATCATACTGATCAACTTTGTATGCATGTCCAGTTAAATGCAGCCATGTGACCTCTAACTTAAATCCAAGCAATCATGTTGTCACCAGAATTGAGATTATAACAAGTTTGCGAGGCAACATGCTTGGTCGCAATCAAGTTAGTCACATGATAGAATCTAACTGCTTAATTGGGTACCGGCATGAACTGCAAATATGGACATGCATAGAAGCTGAATCCATAATAATATGAGAAATGGTACATTCTCTTGAAAATCTTATTACTAATCTTAGGAGTTTAAGAAAGCGGATCCTATTTCTGTATTATATAGATGACTTCCATTATTCCATATGTTAATTATGAGGATTTTTAAGAGAATACATCATTACCctaataataaatcaattagTTTGTTGTTTCCAAAGGTCGACATACCAATTGGGCTTGGCTAAACTCGAGGGAGATGGCAAGTGTATAAGATATTCCCGTTACACAGTAAACCAGGcacaacaaaatcaaataatttGACTCGAAGCTTGATCTTGGATAGCTGAAAAAGTAGAACATGCAGAGATAAACTAACGGCTTCGTGACTACATTTAGAAGGTCCATCGTATCTTTGGCCAGAAAATAAGATAAACTGTTCATGCCACTAGCATTCTCCCTTCTGTACTGTAATTTATCCATAGCAAAAGTTCTCAAAGCTCCAATCATGCATAGCAGAGCTGAAATAATACATCAAGAAACAAGAATTGGTTAAGTAAATATACGCTTTCTCGATACAGGCTACAAAATGCACGTCAtacttcaaaaagaatttgtgtTATCTTCATGATTTGCACTTACAGACAGCAATGACTGTATATTGATAACCAGTATATCCGAATGACACGTCACTCACTTCAGCCATAGTTCCTAAGCATGCTCCAGCAAGCAATAGAATTAAATAGTCTGCAGCTTGTGCTCTAGCATCTCGCAATCTCTGCTTAGCAACCCTGTCAAACACAGAAAACAGTTCCATtatgaaaaaaagttatattctGTACATATTGCAACATTTTGGAGCTTTGCCCTAATATATTACCTTCCAATGTAATATCTGTACTGTCTAAAAACTCCAGGAGTTACTCGGCCCGACAGATCAGGGGTTGTGAAGTAATTATACTTTTCAACCTCCCTTTGGCTGCCCTCAACATACTTATTACatgtagatgatgatgatgatgttgttgatgatgatgacgataaTGATGTTGGTGATGATCCATTTTGATCACATAAATGCAACATATCTGGTGGTACTCTGTACCCATTATGAAGCATCCACTTTACCGGTAGCTGCTGAGCTGTCACATTTCCTCCAGGTTTTGTCATACCCTCAAGAATATCAATCAAGTGATCAGGGGTATTTACACGGTCAGGTATTGTGATTCCTAGACCCGCAAAGTACTCTTCGACCTTTTCTACTGGCCCATGGTATACAGTTAAACCACCTTTTGCTAGAAGTATCAAATCGTCAAACATCTTATACAACGAGTAGCTGAAAAATAAAACCCCGTCACATTTCCAGAAAATGTAACATCATAATATAAATCTTGTCATATACCTTGGTTGGTGTACAACCATGCTGATGTTAACACCTTCAAGAGCTTCCCGCCGAAGAGCTCTAAGAAGTAAACTAGAAGATGCACTATCCAAACCGGATGTGGGCTCATCTAAGATCAAAAGTGACGGTTCCATAACCATCTCGAGCCCAACATTGACCCGTTTTCTTTGGCCACCAGAAATTCCCCGTTTTTCAACTGTCCCGACTTTAGAATCTCTTACTCCCTGAAGCCCCAACGATTCGATAACTCTTTCGGTTATGAGAACTTTATCTGCTTTTGGCAAATCGGCAGACAGTCTTCAATTGCAAGATTTAGCAATGATAAAAACATAAGTcagtttataataatataatagggCTAATTACATATAACAGTGACCAACTTTGGTCcaatttatacttcaagctagAAAAATAAATTGAAGTATCAGACACTTGTACCTAAAGATAATTAATAACTaacaatacataaaaaaatgataGAGCAGCCAATTGAAATGATGGTGTCGCAGCTGAGGTCTCAATAGAAAACCAATTATCAAAGATAGGCTAAGAATTCCGATCCACCAACCCCTCAACCTGGTTGTTATTCAGCTTGGGTTTGACGATGTCAGTTAACAGGGTGACTTACCAATCTGAAAGTCACAAAAGTGTAACGTACTGCtgcaaaattttcaattttaatcttGTACTTCTTTAAAGTGTAACGTACACTCCCATGACTTTAACCCATTAATtaatagacatatatatatatatatatatatatatatatacaaaaactatctATCAGCTGAAACCTGCCAACTAATTTGACGTGCTTGACCTGAAATCAACTTCTTTGACCCGAAACCAACC includes the following:
- the LOC122595226 gene encoding serine/threonine-protein kinase PCRK1-like yields the protein MKLIGKIQHPNLVRLIGYCETKRNWILVYEYMPNGSLKDHLSVKSNTPLSWDRRLKIARDAATGLLHLHSGLHQRIIFGNFKPSNILLDSHMNAKLSDFGFSNESPQEGGTNVSTSVVGYAAPEYVKSGHLTSKIDIWSFGVFLEELITGGRPLTQENSEKNPECLTWVCCYAGARKSIDPRLEGEYSENSMRMVASVANKCLANDPELRPGMTEVLKLLKEAIALETKKNQLLKSKCWPDLATHVC